In Pseudohongiella acticola, the sequence ATCTAATCTTCGGTTCCAACTCAGAGCTGCGTGCAGTGGCAGAGTATTACGCTGTCGATGACGCAGAGTCTGCCTTTGTGCAGGATTTTGCCGACGCCTGGACCAAAGTCATGCAGCTTGATCGTTACGACATAAGGTAAGCGGAAACGCGTATTAAAAAAGGCGGCTCCTTCTGGAGTCGCCTTTTTTATTACCAACCGATTCAGAGTTCCGACGTTTTTATTCAACCGACTTCAGGTAAGCCAGCATTGCCTCAGCGTGTACCTGACTGACACCAAGATCCGGCATCAAGGTATCTTTGTCCACCGTTGTAGGAAATCGGATCCACTTAATCAGGTTGTTGTCACTGTATTCCAGAAGCCCCGCGATGTAGCTTCGCTGAGTGATGCCGCCCAGGGGTGGACCTACCTGGTTTCGTGCTGCAGTCACCCCGGGTATCATGTGGCAACTGGTACAGTTGTATTGCTGCATTGCCACTCTGCCGGCGTCGATTCGGCTCAATCCTTCCATCGTAGGTAACTCGGTGGCCGATGCGATTTCTTCTGAACGACGAGGCCGGGTTTCGGTCTGCTGTGGGGACTCTTCTTGGGCCTGTACTAGATAGTTATCGTAGTCTGCGTGCGTCATGTTTGCGATCTGTTTCACCAGGGCCACCAGCTGCCACATTTCGGCCTGGTTCAGGCGGTATGCCCAGGCCGGCATGCCGGTCATCTTGATCCCCTGCTCAATGACCTCGTAAAGCTCCTGCGGGCTTCGTTTGCGCGCCAGCTCTGCGATAGCAGTGGGTGCTGGTTTCATGCCTAACGAGAAGCTGTCTGGCGCTCGACCTGGCGCGCCATGGCATTGCCGGCAGTATGTTTCGTAGTTCATCAGGCCGGCGTGCTGCCAGTCAAGCGACGTCAGATCCGGTGTATCAAAATCGCTGCGTGCCAGGATGGAACGTTCGCGAACATACTGCAATACTCGATATACGGGCTCCGAATGCTGTTGCAGCGCGGAGGTGTCATAACCGCCGTAGTAAACGTACGCGCCCGCACCGATAAAAGCGGCAATTGCCGAAACGGCGAGGAACCCTAACAGTCTTGCCGTGTACCGTCTCATTGAGCTCCTCCACTATACAGGTAGGCCGCAATGTCTTCTGCCGTTTGGGTGTCCAGACCGGTATCAGGCATGGCTGTCAGAGGATCTACCTGAGTCGGGCTCTGTAGCCACTTCACCATATTGGCAAAGGTATTGGGCAACACGCCAGCCAGATAAACGCGTTGATCGATCCCTTCTAGCGGCGGGCCGACTCGTCCGTCCGCGGACGTGATACCAGCGATGGAATGGCAACTGCCACAGCCGGCACTCTGAATGGCAAGTCTCCCGCGTTCAGCGTCACCGCGGGGCACCGATGTGATAGGGGCCGGGTCGCATCCAGCCAGAAATAATGCAAGTAGTGCTGCTGGTGCAAAAGGCCCAACTGGAATCTTGCTCAATTTTATTCGCATGTCTGCTCCCGGGTCTGCAACAACGACGCCAGCGATAATAATGCCGCGACCAGAAACACGGTGCCGGCTGGCATCCACATAATCAGCCCCCCCAGCTGCTGATCCTCCAGCGCCGAGAAACCCCAGAGCGGTGCAGACGTTTGATAAGGGGCATACCAGGCGCGCGACGAGAACGTCAGCAGCGCGCCCAGCATGGAGGCATGCAGCGCCGTGGTAAACAGATACAGGACGTTAGCTGCCGGTGCGTTCTGCCTGGGTTTGAGTAATGCGAACCAGAAAACCAGCGCAATCAGCATAAAACTGGTGTGCTGGAGTGTATGCATCAGCTCGCTACGCAAGCCGGCATTGAACAGCGCCGGTATGTGCCAGACCCAAAGTCCAACAGCGTGGATGAGCCATGCGTTGAGCGGCGCTCCGAGCCAGGCTAGCCAACGTGCACCGCCGGTGTTTCGAAGGAAGGCGCCCAGTGCCAGCGCACCTGCTCGCGGCATGCCACGGACAAGATTGGCAGAAGGGCGGCTGGCAACCAGTAAAGGCGCTGCGCCGAGCATCATCAATTCATGCTGAATCATGTGGACGGAGAATAACGCGTCGCCCATCGGGTCGATGGGAGGTGATAGCGCAATCACCAGCAATGCCCAGCCCAGCCAGAACCAGGTTTGTTGGCGCACCTGTTGCGCCGACAGGTCGGCACCCATACGCTGACCGCGCCAATACAGGCAGGCGATTAGCAATAACAGTGCGGTTGTCAACGGATCGGGTATCCAGAAGTAGACACCTGTGCCGTCGCCGAAAGTGTGGCTGTATGAGGCCGATGGGGCTATTGCCACCAATGTTGCGAGCGCCGCCCTCCTGGTAGTGGCACCAGTACTTGCAGGAAGTCCTAGATACATGGCGGCACCATTATGACTGGCAATGTCTGCATCAATATCGTGGCTATCATGAATACGCCAAGTACCGCGCCGGAGGTCGCAATGAAAAGCCCACGATGCGCCTCCGTTCTGTTCAGAATGATTCGGCGGTTCCAATAGCAGAACAGGGTGCCGGTGAATGCGGCCACTAATGTCAGCAAGGTAACGGCGCTGAGCGCCCATACTGCTACGGCATCCCCCATGCGTGTAAACTGGTAGCAATACAGCTCCACCAGCCCATAGCTGACGGCCAAATGCAGGGCCCATGCCAGTGCCGGTACGAAGGCACTGAGCCATAGCCGACGGTTACTCACGGCGTGCCTGTATGAGGGGGCAGGTGACATGATACTTACCCTCCTGCCGTATACGTTAGTCGTGGCACCCAATACAGGATCAGGTAAAAAGGAATCCAGGCCAGGGCAACAAAATTCCAGTACAGTGTATCCACTACCACGCCAATTCTCTGGGTGCTGCTAAAAAATCCCATCATGCCCAGAATGGCAACCACGGCGGTGCCAATAGCGGCAGAAACGACGTGAAGAAAATGAAAGCCAGAGATGGTCCAGACCAGTGAGCCGTAAACGTGCTGATCCAGGCTGAACTCAAAATCCTGAAACTGTTGCCAACGAATAACCAGAACCACGCACGCCAGCGCCACCGATGCGACGGTATATAGAACAAACGCAGTAACCTGACCCTTGTTCAGCGTTCTCCCTGCCATATACATGGTGACACAGCTGATCAACAGAAGAACCAGCGACACTGTTGGTAGCATCAGTTCGGGCACCGGATAGTCTGCCGGTGGCCACTGCGGATTGCTCATCAAAAGATAGAAGTAGCTGATAACAAACGCGGCCACCACGCTCATTTCGATCAATACCAGGCCAACAATGCCCCACCAGATGGGCGCATCGGTGCCACTGTGGAACCGGCTAAGATCAGTAGCATCAATACTGAATCGTGAGTCATTCAGCTCAGTTGTAGACATACTGTTCTCCTGGCGCTGCTAACATTGATCGTGTGACTGGTCGTATGATTGCTCGCCATCCAGCCACGGTTTTTTTGGCCATAACCAGCCAACAATCATGAAAAAGCTCAGCGCAAACCCTACAACAAAAAGCCAGGGTTCAAACATGAAGCCCAGAAACCCAAAACCCACCGCCAGCGACAGCAGGAACGGCCAGATGCTTGGGTTCGGCATAATCAGCACGCTCTGGGCACGCGCTTCCAGAAGCGTGGTTACTAACAACTCACGCCGGTCTGCGCGCAATCCGGCGACACATTCAAGCCTGTCGGCGTCCGATTGATCCCATAAAGGAGTTCTGCTGGATACCACCGGCAGGTGGCGGAAGTTGTAGTTCTGCGGCGGCGAGGTGGTGGCCCATTCCAGAGTCTCGGCCTGCCAGGGATTGGAGCCGGCCAGGTCACCACGTGAACGACTGATCACGGCATTAATCAGGGTCAACAGAAAACCGGTGCCGAGCACAAACGCGGCAAGGGTTATGGCAAAGTTCAGGTCCTGCCAGCCCATGTCTGCCAGGTAGGTATACACCCGACGCGGCATGCCCTCAAAACCGAGCTGATGCATGGGGAAAAAGGTCAGGTTGGTACCGATGAAAATCAGGGCAAAGCTCCACCGGCCCAGGCGTTCTGACATCAGTCGCCCGGTCATTTTTGGGTACCAGTAATACAGCCCGGCAAAGAACGGAAAAACTGCCCCGCCTATGAGTACATAATGCAGGTGAGCGACTACAAAGTAGCTGTCATGAACCTGACTGTCGAATGGAATGGAGGCGACCATCACACCGGTCAGGCCGCCAATAACAAAAATGGCAAAGAATCCGAGAATGAATAACATGGGCGTGGCGAATCGAATACGGGCGCCCCACAAGGATGCGATCCAGCAAAAAACCTGCACACCCGTGGGTATGGCAATCATGGCGCTGGCGGCGGTAAAAAAGCTTAACCCAAGGTGCGGCAGGCCAGTGGTAAACATATGGTGAACCCACAGGCCAAACGAGACAAACCCGGTTGCCACCAGCGATAACACCAGTGCGGTGTAGCCAAAGATCGGGCGTTGGGTGAAGGTGGCGATGATGCTGGAAATGATGCCCAGCGCGGGCACCATGATGATGTAGACTTCCGGGTGCCCGAAGAACCAGAACAGGTGTTGCCATAGCAGCGGATCGCCGCCGCCGGCGGCAACAAAAAACTGGGTAAAGAAAGCACGGTCGAGCGCAAGCAGAACGCTGCCTGCCATCACCGTGGGCATGGCAAATACGATCATAAACGACATCACCAGAATCGCCCATACAAACAGCGGCATGCGGCTTAGCGTCATGCCCGGTGCCCGCTGTTTAAGTATGGTGACAATGAGCTCGACGGCTGCCGCAAGTGCCGAGATTTCAATGAAGGTAATCATGGTGGTCCAGAAGTCCATGCCCCGGCCTTCGGAAAACGCGATATTGGCCAACGGCACATAACTGAACCAGCCAGCCGCAGGTGCCATGCCCAGAAACAGGGAGGTATACAGCGCGATACCGGCAATCAGGTAGACGTAGTAACCAAAAGCATTGAGACGGGGAAAACTCATGTCTCGGGTGCCGATCATCAATGGTGCCAGGTAGATGCCCAGCCCCTCCATCGCCGGAACCGCGAAAAAGAACATCATAGTGGTGCCGTGCATGGTGAACAGCTGGTTGTAAAGATCCGGGCCCAACAAAGTATTTTCCGGGCTGATCAATTGCAGTCGCATAATCAGCGCCAATACGCCGGCCAGCGCAAAAAACACCAAAGAGGTAACCACAAAACGGTACCCGATCTGCCGGTGGTTTACATGAGTGAACCAGTTCAGGACCCCAGGGGGTGATTCCCAGGTGCGCGACAGCAGTTGCGTCGATGCCGGGTCATGATCGTATGTTGCGGTGCTCTGCAAGTCAGTGTCTCCCTGTCAGCTAACTGAGCGACATGGCGCTTATTAGGTCAGACCCGATTCAGTCAAGTGAGTCCAGAAATACTAAAAGATGATCCAGTTCTTGCGGACTAAGTAGCGTGCGAGGCATGTTATTGCCCGGCTTGATGCGCTGCGGATCGCTTATCCAGCCAGCCAGATGTCCGCGCTTGTTTGGCAATGTGGCGGCGGCGAGTGTGCTTCTGGAGGCAACATGAGTCAAATCGGGGCCTAGGTTGCCAATGGCATTGGTGCCGCGTATGCGATGACACTGGCCGCAATTCTGCTCAAAAACGGCCAGCCCATTTTGCGCGGCTTCAGTTTCCGGTGCGCTGGCAGGGCTGGCCTGTCTCTGCAGCCAATTGGCAAATTCAGCCTCTGGTTGTGCGATCACAACAAACGCCATCAGAGCGTGTTGAAGGCCACAAAACTCGGCACACTGGCCGCGGAATTCGCCTGTCTCCGTTGCGGTAAACCAGCTGTTGTTGGTTTTGCCGGGCACCATGTCGGTCTTGCCCTGCAGTCTGGGCACCCAGAAACTGTGTATGACATCACCCGATTCCAGTTCCACGGCCACCGGTCGATCGACCGGAACATGCATTTCATTGGCTGTCGTAGCGACGACCTCGCCGTTGTCGTCCAGATATTCGATTTCCCACCACCACATCCAGCCTGTCACCCTGACCTGCAACGCGTCGGGCGGAGGGGTGGACGCGATGCTGCGACCCAGCATCAGGCTGCCGCCTACCAGAGCTGACAGTACAAGAGCGGGAATCGCCACACCAGCGACCAGTACAAAGCGCATGCTGGCGGTGCTGCTGAGCACTGAGGGGCGTCGTCGACCGCTCAACAGTCCCCAGGCAAGCAGTGCCATGACGGCGGTAAAAATAATGACGCTGGCCCAGAACATGATCCACCACAGCAGTTCGATGTCCTGAGCCTGAGAACTTGCAGGGTGTAGCGCGGATTGTGACAGTGAAGTGTCAGTGGAGAGTTGGGCGAGGGCGCCTGACGATAGCGCGCACAATAACACCAGCCAGAGACCAGCGTGTGAGATCTGGTGTACCGGATTGATTCTGTTAGTCAGCATCCTGCCAATAAACTGATTCACTGTTTCCATTCCAGCCACAGCGACGCATTTTACACAGCCGCAGCTTCTCGGGTGCATGATTCACTGTCTTAAAGATAACGCTTGAGAGGCTGATTGTCTAATCACAGCATGACGCGTCTATGACTGGTGGTGGCCCGATTCAGGGAACAGGCGTTTCCTCGGTGTTCTGTTGCGCGCGTTGCAGCGGAGCGTAGTCTTCCACAATCGAGTCAACCACCGCGCGGAATGTCGGGGAGTAGTTTTGTCGGGTCGCGGCCCAGTTCAGTCGCACCGTTTCATTGCTCATGGTCGCTCGCCAACGCGTCAGCCTGGGATCGAACTCTTCACGATCGAACAGACCTTGCTGGTACTGGTAATAAGAGTTTTCCCATTCGCGCCACACGCCTGCCAGGAAATAAGCATGCATGATGCGTTCCCCCGGTTCCAACGGCAAATCGGCGTTGACCTTGGCGATGGTATTGCTAAGGTCAGCCTCTGTAGCGACCCATTCGGAGAACATCATCTGTTTTTCGGAGATGGAATCGCGTGTCTGCGATTTCATCATTTCCGTGTTCTGACGGATTTCCACGCCAAGAAACAGAATGCCCATAATCACGGCTATGCTGGTCGCCAGATTGAGCCAGTTGGTTACTTTGATGCTCATATTATCGTTGCCGCCTAAGCTCTATTACCGGAATTCCCGAAATTATAAAGCATCGGAGG encodes:
- the coxB gene encoding cytochrome c oxidase subunit II produces the protein MNQFIGRMLTNRINPVHQISHAGLWLVLLCALSSGALAQLSTDTSLSQSALHPASSQAQDIELLWWIMFWASVIIFTAVMALLAWGLLSGRRRPSVLSSTASMRFVLVAGVAIPALVLSALVGGSLMLGRSIASTPPPDALQVRVTGWMWWWEIEYLDDNGEVVATTANEMHVPVDRPVAVELESGDVIHSFWVPRLQGKTDMVPGKTNNSWFTATETGEFRGQCAEFCGLQHALMAFVVIAQPEAEFANWLQRQASPASAPETEAAQNGLAVFEQNCGQCHRIRGTNAIGNLGPDLTHVASRSTLAAATLPNKRGHLAGWISDPQRIKPGNNMPRTLLSPQELDHLLVFLDSLD
- the ctaD gene encoding cytochrome c oxidase subunit I, yielding MQSTATYDHDPASTQLLSRTWESPPGVLNWFTHVNHRQIGYRFVVTSLVFFALAGVLALIMRLQLISPENTLLGPDLYNQLFTMHGTTMMFFFAVPAMEGLGIYLAPLMIGTRDMSFPRLNAFGYYVYLIAGIALYTSLFLGMAPAAGWFSYVPLANIAFSEGRGMDFWTTMITFIEISALAAAVELIVTILKQRAPGMTLSRMPLFVWAILVMSFMIVFAMPTVMAGSVLLALDRAFFTQFFVAAGGGDPLLWQHLFWFFGHPEVYIIMVPALGIISSIIATFTQRPIFGYTALVLSLVATGFVSFGLWVHHMFTTGLPHLGLSFFTAASAMIAIPTGVQVFCWIASLWGARIRFATPMLFILGFFAIFVIGGLTGVMVASIPFDSQVHDSYFVVAHLHYVLIGGAVFPFFAGLYYWYPKMTGRLMSERLGRWSFALIFIGTNLTFFPMHQLGFEGMPRRVYTYLADMGWQDLNFAITLAAFVLGTGFLLTLINAVISRSRGDLAGSNPWQAETLEWATTSPPQNYNFRHLPVVSSRTPLWDQSDADRLECVAGLRADRRELLVTTLLEARAQSVLIMPNPSIWPFLLSLAVGFGFLGFMFEPWLFVVGFALSFFMIVGWLWPKKPWLDGEQSYDQSHDQC
- a CDS encoding c-type cytochrome yields the protein MRIKLSKIPVGPFAPAALLALFLAGCDPAPITSVPRGDAERGRLAIQSAGCGSCHSIAGITSADGRVGPPLEGIDQRVYLAGVLPNTFANMVKWLQSPTQVDPLTAMPDTGLDTQTAEDIAAYLYSGGAQ
- a CDS encoding c-type cytochrome, with product MRRYTARLLGFLAVSAIAAFIGAGAYVYYGGYDTSALQQHSEPVYRVLQYVRERSILARSDFDTPDLTSLDWQHAGLMNYETYCRQCHGAPGRAPDSFSLGMKPAPTAIAELARKRSPQELYEVIEQGIKMTGMPAWAYRLNQAEMWQLVALVKQIANMTHADYDNYLVQAQEESPQQTETRPRRSEEIASATELPTMEGLSRIDAGRVAMQQYNCTSCHMIPGVTAARNQVGPPLGGITQRSYIAGLLEYSDNNLIKWIRFPTTVDKDTLMPDLGVSQVHAEAMLAYLKSVE
- a CDS encoding cytochrome c oxidase subunit 3, whose protein sequence is MSTTELNDSRFSIDATDLSRFHSGTDAPIWWGIVGLVLIEMSVVAAFVISYFYLLMSNPQWPPADYPVPELMLPTVSLVLLLISCVTMYMAGRTLNKGQVTAFVLYTVASVALACVVLVIRWQQFQDFEFSLDQHVYGSLVWTISGFHFLHVVSAAIGTAVVAILGMMGFFSSTQRIGVVVDTLYWNFVALAWIPFYLILYWVPRLTYTAGG
- a CDS encoding cytochrome c oxidase assembly protein, which encodes MAIAPSASYSHTFGDGTGVYFWIPDPLTTALLLLIACLYWRGQRMGADLSAQQVRQQTWFWLGWALLVIALSPPIDPMGDALFSVHMIQHELMMLGAAPLLVASRPSANLVRGMPRAGALALGAFLRNTGGARWLAWLGAPLNAWLIHAVGLWVWHIPALFNAGLRSELMHTLQHTSFMLIALVFWFALLKPRQNAPAANVLYLFTTALHASMLGALLTFSSRAWYAPYQTSAPLWGFSALEDQQLGGLIMWMPAGTVFLVAALLSLASLLQTREQTCE